Sequence from the Denticeps clupeoides chromosome 20, fDenClu1.1, whole genome shotgun sequence genome:
tcacagtgtgttgtgctgcagtgtttcacaatgacaatcacttccctttcacttcaaTAACATATGAATACATTTGAGTAAATTTGCCTCGAGGATACGGGAAAATCCTGCGTTAAGTGCAGTATAAAGCTGCGCGATCGTTTCCAGCCTTCACTGACCTTCCTTCTCCGCTTCTCTGGCCGCCCGGGCCTGCACGGCCTCGGCGCTCGGCTCGTCCCGCCGGTGCTGTTGGGCCGACAGCGGGACCAGGGGAATCTCTGGGAGCTTCTCTCTCCACTCGGGCCCGTCCTGTTCTATCAGCAGCTTGGTGATCCTGAGTGTGCGACAGAAGACGCGAGTGTCAGGCGGGCCCCCCCCCCGACTCGAAACGGCCGTGGGGGCTGCGCTCACCGGTGAATGCTGTCGTGCGCCGCCTGCACGCTGACATCCACCTGCAGCACCGTCTTGTAATCCACGTAGGCCTTCCTGTAGCGCTCCAGGGACTCGTAGGCCATGGCCCGCCGGAGGAGGGGCTTCAGGGAAAAGGGGTGGAGCTCCAGGGCTCTGGCGTTAAGAGGATGAAAAAGCAGAGAGGATCAGGTCCTGCATGACCTCATCTGGTCCTTGTCTGCAACCTTTCACCCATTCAGAAATAGTCCCCTGATACTAAAAAACACGGCAAATTAAATTCATTCCTTGTAAATTAAGAAGCTTGCCCAGGTTTTGAACTCATCTACCTCATGTGTCCTTTAAGGGTTTTCtcttttgacctttgaccctccaACTAGTCATCGTAAGTCACTCTTGATAAGGTGGTCGGCTTAACGCTACAAGCAttgtgataaaataaataaaatttcacccAGAATCCTTTGTTCCGGTGAGCGTCCAACCGAATGTCCCCGTTAACGCCCTGCTAATTGCCGGCCGCTAATCTCCTGCTTATGACGTCTGGTTGcctgtgtgtgtagagagggCGGGGTGGCCGTACCTGGTGCAGTCTGCGATGCAGTCACTGCTGTTCCCGTCTTTCAGGAAGCAGGCGGCTCTGTTCGAGTGCAGAATGCACAGGTCCTCCGGACTGTCGACACctgtacacaacacacacacacaacacaacaaggcCACCAAGGTGACATCAAGGCCGATCTGGCTACACGCTCCACAAGAGATGACAAGCGAGCCAAAAGGGTCGTTAAAATCCTTCGTCCCCAGACAAATATGgacattttctgtatttaagTCAATCGTTCTCTTACTGATTGTAGGAAATTCATATTACAACAAAAGTTTTTAGCGACAGATTTCATTCTAATTTCATTTCGTAGGCCCGCCTCGGTGACGTCACGGGACGTCAGATGATGACGGGATATTTGGCGGAGATATCTATGTATAAATGTTAAGATCTCAGAAGAGATCACAATGCTTGTAACGAAGATTCGAGACGGAAGCAGCTGCCCGCTATAAAATGACAGCATCACGCCGGCTTGTATTCCGCTTctggagggggaggagcttgtTAAAGTTGGAGGTCTTTACTCCACCTGCTTCCGCGCAGCCGGCGATGGCCTGCGAGTACTTCTCCAGCGCATCTCCGAACTGGCCGTTCTTGAAGAGCCGGTTGCCCTCGTTCTTGAGCCGGGCCAGCGGGGGAGGGAGGGCCCCGGCCGGAGCGTCCAGGCAGCCGCCGTCCTCCGCCGACTCCGGCCGCTCCGGCCCGCGGGAGTCGCTCGGGTGCGTGCCGTTCACCGCCGGCCCCTTCCCGCTGGACGCCTGCGGTCCGTTGGGGGGTCCCGCCGCGGTCTTCCTCTGTCCCCCGGGGGCCCCTCCGTCCCCTCTGCCGGGGGGTTTCTGCTGAGCGTTCCCCATCGGCGGGCTCCGTCTGCCGGGGCAGCGTCAGCACTCTCGTCCAGTCTGCTGCCAGCGGGGGAAGACACGCCCCCTGCCGCGCACCCGGCTCTGACGTCACAGCAAAACAGTGGGGCGGGGCCGGTGCAGTGCGGAggcgggagggggaggggcgATCCTGATCCATGAGATCCTTTCATCGCTCCAACAGCAAGATTTATGAACCAATTTACTGCATGGCAGGCCGCGGAGAGGCGATTTATTCCCACTTTCCGTTCTCCACAGAATTACATTATATTTGCTAGTACGACACACAGTTCTGACTGCGATTAAGTGAGAGCACCAACTCACAGAGAGCTCTTAAtgtttttcaattaaaaaaaactcccaaTTGTCCTAAAACGGTGCTTAAATAATGTACAAAATTGCAGTTCAACGGTCAAGACATGAAATAGTAGAGTTAAGGACatttttccttgtttggtgaaaTTCGGTCCAATCAATCATCACAAAATTCAACAAAAGGAACAGCTGCCATAGAAATACAAAGGTGTTTTTTCCCCTGTATATTAACATAATGTCTAACAAATAAAGGTTAAATGGTATGTTTGGTATGCATCCATagtgtaaaaatgaataattttaggCATGTTGGGTTAGTGTAGGTCAAACTGCTGGTTCCGAtagaaaatttacatttacagcattttgcagACACCCTTATATGCAGATGCACAAAGTGAATCAGCTGCAGAATGTGTTCATAAAACCGGACCCCAAATCAACGGAAGAAAGCGGCTCATGTTTTCTTGAATGTCACGTGgatgcctctgtgtgtgtgtgtataaagaaaTGAACTTCATCTTTAGAAATATGACGTTTTATTCACTGGTCAGAAAAAGTCTAACTGCAGAAAACATAGGAACAGATGAGAACTTTACAAAAAgattcattttatattattttacaccATCAGTCTCAGTGTTACGCCAAAGGTAACTAACAACGCAGAGTATGTAGgctgcatttcatttaaaaataggCCTTTTTCGAGGAAAATTTGTAGCTTCACCGTGCATCAAAAACGACCACTGGGGGGACAAAAAGTTAAGGAATTAAATAAGACAGTTCTTAGAAATACCCACATTAATGGACCAAAAGGATTAACAGCATTATTTAAGGAAAAGATACAGGAGCATTACAAACAGGGTAGCAGTTTCTACCCTgagataagtgaagtgattgtcacttatgatacacagcagacggtgcacacagtgaaatttgtcctctggatttaacacgtcaccctgagtgaacagtgagcagccatgacaggcacccgcgaagcagtgtggggacggtttcTACTGCatgtattgtgtattttattgtattgtggtGATTGATTGTCTACCTCTCATTtcttaaatgttaattttatattatattttgcaTTATATCAGTATATACATTACTTTATacttataatatatttatagatatccCTTTGGCTGCAcctaatttctttgtatttgttacAATGATAATAAAGACATTATCAGACAATTATTTCAATATAATGACAACAAATTGGAATGTGTTAGGAAAAAATATTATTCCATCATAAGTAAATTCCTTTTCTAAAACATGGAAGCATAAACCGATGTATTcagtttcttttctcttctgatAAAAGTGGTCTCAGAGCAATTCACAAGTCTTTCTCTGTGTAATTATCAATCACGTAAAACATTAAAAGCCATATGTTATTAAGACTTAACAGTAAAATGCACTGTACACCATACAAGCTGGGAAGAAACCTCTTCTTTAAAAACTTCCACTTCACCACCGGGCAAAGGATACACCTCTTGGTCCTTTTCTTGTACATGATCCTGTAGCCACATTCTCTGCATCTGATGGGGTCTCTGGCCTTGATCTCATTCTCCGTGTGACATTCTGCGTGGAGTCAATTCTCGTCATTTCAACGGTCAGTcactattacaaaaaaaaaaaaaaaaaaaaccgagcCCAGGCTTTACCTCCACATATGTAGATCATGGGCTGCTGTTTGGGTGGCGGTAGATCCTTCTGGGGATCCATGTTCGTATCCTCTTACCAAAACAACAGAAAGCGTTAACCATCGACACAGGGCCCGTCGTTGTTCTACGTACGACAGACACGCGTTAGATAAAACGGAACAACTACACGGCGCGCCACTTGAATCCGGTTTACCGTATAACCATTAGCATTAGCCGCTGACAGCGCTCACGTTTTTCGGGTACATAATAGCGGGACCACATTGGACTGCATATTAAACACGTTCAGCGGAACAGGACGTTGTTAAACACATTCTAGATACAACAAGCATAACTTAAATACCAGCATTCGACGTTCGACGCTACTGGGGCGAAACGCATGGAAGCCGGAGCGGCACCTCCCAACAACGCCTTTGCTGATTGGCTCTGGCGTTCGGTTTTCACGCAACAGATATATAGTTCTAGAACGGAGACTGCCCTCTGGACAGCGGTAATCCGGGCGCTAGTTCATGTGCGTCTATGTTTAAGATGCGGTCCGCCTCCGCACCGGCAGGGGTCGGTAGTGCGCGGCGCGGAAAGCGAGCTGGCCGACGCGTTGTACATTCATGGCAGACGGGCTCGGCTGTGGACGCGGCTAATGCTAGATAGCTCGCCCGGCAGGAAAAAGTTGGAGGACCTGACATGATTTTCGGAACAAGGACCTTTTAGCCGCCCCAACTGCGCACCACGTTTGCGTTTAGGCAGCACGACGCGGGTTTGGAAATGGAGCAGCCCGCGCccaaagggtaaaaaaaaaaaaaaaacgaagctgGAGAAGATGTTTACGAGCGAAACAGACCCAACTTGGGCTTTTATTCTGCATAAAATCACgcagttgtgcatgtgtgtgaggttATGCTGAAATTCCGATGGTACAGTTGCTGGTTGGTGACAATTAACTTAAAAATAACCACGTGTCTCGCTTTTATCGCTGTTTTACGACTTTTACTTCTGCTTTCGGTCCGGAAagaaaaatcaacaaaaaaaaatgcctaaCGAGTGTTTGTCCCGGCAGCAAATTGAAGAAGCTGAGCGAGGACAGCCTGACCAAGCAGCCGGAAGAAGTCTTCGAT
This genomic interval carries:
- the spag1a gene encoding sperm-associated antigen 1A yields the protein MGNAQQKPPGRGDGGAPGGQRKTAAGPPNGPQASSGKGPAVNGTHPSDSRGPERPESAEDGGCLDAPAGALPPPLARLKNEGNRLFKNGQFGDALEKYSQAIAGCAEAGVDSPEDLCILHSNRAACFLKDGNSSDCIADCTRALELHPFSLKPLLRRAMAYESLERYRKAYVDYKTVLQVDVSVQAAHDSIHRITKLLIEQDGPEWREKLPEIPLVPLSAQQHRRDEPSAEAVQARAAREAEKEARRAEVQFGALKQEGNEHVKHGRFQQALEKYTECIRIKPAECAVYTNRALCYLKLGRFEEARRDCDAALETEPANKKAFYRRALAFKGLKDYLAASTDLQEVLQLDPNVQEAEQELEQVTMLLRESLMAGGAHG
- the polr2k gene encoding DNA-directed RNA polymerases I, II, and III subunit RPABC4 — encoded protein: MLDTNMDPQKDLPPPKQQPMIYICGECHTENEIKARDPIRCRECGYRIMYKKRTKRLVVFDAR